Proteins from a single region of Punica granatum isolate Tunisia-2019 chromosome 8, ASM765513v2, whole genome shotgun sequence:
- the LOC116187657 gene encoding NPL4-like protein 1 — protein MMLRIRSRDGLERLRVDDPNATIGHLKTLIQSQLRIPIAHQTLSMNQNLLLAKTPSDLSSFTDMADPSIPLSVLNISHGSFVYVYYDGIERSVAGPAFHPAGSFGRKMTMDDLIAKQMRVTRQENPHCELVSFDRDCANMFQYYVNETLAFAVKRGGFMYGTVSEVGKVEVDFIYELPQQGSEENLVFFRDPEEEKLVEAIALGLGMRRVGFIFSQTVSQDKKDYTLSNRELLQAVEFHAESGLKEWVTAVVKLEVNEDGAADVHFEAFQMSDVCVRLWKEGWFETEIGEEGADPKISRMKKDVVVGVKDTREVDNDFFLVVVKIFDHQGPLSTAFPIENRNVPVTTKALQNHLDRTKNLPFVKRISDFHLLLLLARFLDINADVPALAACVSKQEPVPDGYKLLIESVASSS, from the exons ATGATGCTCAGAATTCGCTCCAGGGACGGCCTCGAACGGCTGAGAGTCGACGACCCCAATGCCACGATCGGCCACCTGAAAACCCTAATCCAGTCCCAGCTCCGAATCCCGATTGCCCATCAAACCCTCTCCATGAATCAGAACCTCCTGCTCGCCAAAACCCCCTCCGACCTCTCCAGCTTCACTGACATGGCCGACCCCAGCATCCCTCTCTCCGTCCTCAACATCTCCCATGGCTCCTTCGTCTATGTCTACTATGATGGGATCGAGCGGTCTGTCGCCGGCCCCGCCTTCCACCCGGCAGGCTCCTTCGGCCGGAAGATGACTATGGATGACTTGATCGCAAAGCAGATGCGGGTCACCAGGCAGGAGAACCCTCACTGCGAGCTCGTGTCATTCGATCGGGACTGCGCCAATATGTTCCAGTACTACGTGAACGAGACCCTCGCTTTCGCGGTGAAGAGAGGGGGGTTCATGTATGGGACCGTGTCCGAGGTTGGGAAGGTCGAGGTGGACTTCATCTACGAGCTGCCGCAGCAGGGGAGTGAGGAGAATTTGGTGTTCTTCAGGGACCCGGAGGAGGAAAAGCTGGTGGAGGCGATCGCCCTCGGGCTCGGGATGAGGAGGGTAGGGTTTATCTTCTCTCAGACGGTGAGTCAGGACAAGAAAGATTACACCTTGTCGAACAGAGAACTCCTGCAGGCGGTCGAATTTCATGCTGAGAGTGGGCTGAAGGAGTGGGTGACGGCTGTTGTGAAGCTGGAGGTGAACGAGGATGGTGCGGCCGACGTCCACTTCGAGGCCTTCCAGATGAGCGATGTGTGCGTTAGGCTGTGGAAGGAAGGGTGGTTCGAGACCGAGATTGGCGAGGAGGGTGCAGACCCTAAGATCTCAAGGATGAAGAAGGATGTGGTGGTTGGTGTAAAGGATACTAGGGAGGTTGACAATGATTTCTTCTTGGTGGTTGTGAAGATCTTCGACCATCAg GGTCCACTCTCGACAGCCTTTCCCATAGAGAACCGCAATGTTCCGGTCACAACCAAGGCCCTGCAGAACCACCTTGACCGAACAAAGAACCTACCTTTTGTCAAGCGGATTTCTGATTTCCATCTACTGCTGCTACTGGCGCGGTTCTTGGACATCAATGCTGATGTCCCAGCTTTAGCAGCGTGTGTGAGCAAACAGGAACCCGTTCCCGATGGCTACAAGCTACTAATCGAGTCTGTGGCAAGCAGTTCTTGA
- the LOC116188831 gene encoding uncharacterized protein LOC116188831: MSDISDDEKSPRLDAKSSKDRKTGDSSVRSMEVPPIYRLASSDSTRAQVIGCTLNSDNYLTWSRAMLIALRARNKLAFIDESLERPDDDDPLKERWERCNSTVLAWMFNTMEGSLQATVAYAVDARNLWDDLNERFSVGNQSRVFQIKTDICFLKQDGLNVRDYYDKLKLLWDELEFYLEHPSCSCGANATIATQKEAEKCY; this comes from the coding sequence ATGTCCGATATCAGTGATGATGAGAAGAGTCCAAGGCTGGACGCTAAATCATCAAAGGACAGGAAAACAGGGGACAGCTCGGTAAGGAGCATGGAGGTCCCGCCAATTTATCGGCTTGCGTCTTCTGACAGCACAAGAGCCCAGGTGATCGGGTGCACCCTCAACAGTGACAACTACCTAACATGGTCACGGGCTATGCTAATTGCGCTTCGAGCCAGGAACAAGTTGGCTTTCATCGACGAATCTCTGGAGAGACCAGACGATGATGACCCTCTCAAAGAGAGGTGGGAGAGGTGTAATTCCACGGTTTTGGCGTGGATGTTTAACACCATGGAGGGGAGTCTCCAGGCCACCGTAGCCTACGCGGTGGATGCCAGAAACCTATGGGATGATCTCAACGAGAGATTTTCCGTAGGGAATCAGTCTAGGGTTTTTCAAATCAAGACTGACATTTGTTTTCTCAAGCAGGATGGGTTGAATGTTCGGGACTATTACgacaaattgaaattattgtgGGACGAGTTGGAATTCTATTTGGAACACCCGAGTTGTAGCTGTGGAGCGAACGCCACAATTGCAACACAGAAGGAAGCAGAAAAGTGCTATTAG
- the LOC116187656 gene encoding protein SLOW WALKER 1-like, whose product MAAMEEIHVSKTYPLKPKLKPRPKTPSKTPESKYWSSFKNHEIPNLISSVPSLAFSPAAPHRFAAAHSASLSLFSPQTLAATHTITSFSDVVSSTSFRSDGSLIAASDLSGLIQVFDVKTRTPLRKLRSHTRPVRFVKYPVLDKLHVISGGDDGLVKYWDVAGENVILNLKGHKDYVRCGDCSPVNFDSFVTGSYDHVVKLWDVRVGDENRAVMEMNHGKPVEDVLFLPSGGLVASAGGNSVKVWDLIGGGKLVYSMESHNKTVTSICVGRIGMEIDDESMQNRILSVGLDGYMKVFDYTNFKVTHSMRHPAPLLSVGFSPSCKVQVIGTSNGIIYAGKRKGKEAAEEIALGGLPGFQSISDEPLKRALRPSFYRYFRRGQSEKPSEGDFLVMKPKKVKLAEHDRLLKKFRHKEALVSVLGRNNPENVVAVMEELVARRKLLKCISNLESEELGPLLRFLQKYSTVPRYSSLLMGLAKKIVDIRAEDIRGSNELKGLIRNLKSAVEEEIRIQQELQEIQGIISPLLKMAGRRL is encoded by the coding sequence ATGGCTGCCATGGAGGAAATCCATGTCTCCAAGACCTACCCACTGAAACCGAAGCTGAAGCCGAGGCCGAAAACTCCATCAAAGACGCCGGAATCGAAGTACTGGTCCTCCTTCAAGAACCATGAGATCCCCAATCTTATCTCCTCCGTCCCTTCCCTCGCCTTTTCGCCGGCCGCACCCCACCGCTTCGCCGCCGCCCACTCCGCTTCGCTGTCCCTCTTCTCCCCCCAAACGCTGGCCGCGACACACACCATCACCTCCTTCAGCGACGTCGTGTCCTCCACCTCTTTCCGCTCCGACGGGTCGCTCATCGCTGCGTCCGACCTCTCGGGCCTTATCCAGGTCTTTGATGTCAAGACCCGGACCCCGCTGAGGAAGCTTCGGTCCCACACGAGGCCGGTCCGGTTCGTGAAGTACCCGGTTCTTGATAAGCTCCACGTGATCTCGGGTGGTGACGACGGGCTGGTCAAGTACTGGGACGTCGCCGGCGAAAATGTGATCTTGAACCTCAAAGGGCATAAGGATTACGTGAGGTGTGGGGATTGCTCCCCGGTGAATTTTGATTCTTTCGTTACCGGGTCGTATGATCATGTAGTGAAGTTGTGGGATGTTCGGGTTGGTGACGAGAATCGAGCAGTAATGGAGATGAATCACGGGAAGCCTGTTGAGGATGTCCTGTTCTTGCCCTCGGGCGGCTTGGTGGCTAGCGCTGGAGGGAACAGTGTTAAAGTCTGGGACTTGATTGGAGGGGGGAAGCTGGTCTACTCGATGGAGAGCCACAACAAGACTGTAACTTCAATCTGCGTGGGACGAATTGGGATGGAAATTGATGATGAATCAATGCAGAACCGGATCTTGAGTGTGGGCTTAGATGGCTACATGAAAGTCTTCGACTACACCAACTTTAAGGTCACTCACTCGATGAGGCACCCGGCACCATTGTTGTCTGTTGGGTTCTCCCCTAGTTGCAAAGTTCAGGTTATCGGGACGTCAAATGGCATAATATATGCCGGGAAGAGAAAGGGGAAAGAAGCTGCAGAAGAGATTGCCTTGGGCGGGTTACCGGGCTTCCAGAGCATCTCGGACGAGCCCCTGAAGCGGGCTCTGAGGCCATCCTTCTACAGGTACTTCCGCAGAGGCCAGAGCGAGAAACCATCCGAGGGGGATTTCTTGGTGATGAAGCCGAAAAAGGTGAAACTGGCCGAGCACGATAGGTTGCTGAAGAAGTTCAGGCACAAAGAGGCTCTAGTCTCAGTCCTGGGCAGGAATAATCCCGAGAATGTGGTGGCAGTCATGGAGGAGTTGGTGGCCCGGAGGAAGTTGCTCAAATGCATATCGAACTTGGAATCGGAGGAATTAGGCCCGCTTCTGAGATTCCTGCAGAAGTACTCCACAGTCCCTAGGTACTCGAGCTTGTTGATGGGTTTGGCAAAGAAGATCGTCGACATCAGGGCTGAGGATATTAGGGGGTCGAATGAGTTGAAGGGGCTTATTAGGAACCTTAAGAGCGCGGTCGAGGAGGAGATTCGGATACAACAGGAGCTGCAGGAGATTCAGGGCATAATCTCTCCTTTACTCAAAATGGCAGGGAGAAGATTATAA
- the LOC116188423 gene encoding LOW QUALITY PROTEIN: sister-chromatid cohesion protein 3-like (The sequence of the model RefSeq protein was modified relative to this genomic sequence to represent the inferred CDS: deleted 2 bases in 1 codon) produces the protein MEEAETSTRRSKRSRAQALAAESGEQLDGANDAADRSEREGSPDDFLELRPQPKRSRTTEASARLAEQSLIEVIKGNGRLIPQAVKLWVERYEKDPKPAMVELLTVLFVACGAKYYIKEEDLDETDVDDVVVALVSLAKQGEVEDYQNSKKKEFKNFKDNLLAFWENLVIECQNGPLFDQVLFDKCVDYIIALSCTPPRVYRQVSSVMGLQLVSSFIRVAKALGSQRETTQRQLNAEKKKRADGPRLESLTKRLTSTHEKITVIEEMMRKIFTGLFVHRYRDIDPNIRMSCIESLGVWILSYPSLFLQDLYLKYLGWTLNDKNAGVRKASVIALQNLYEVDDNVPSLGLFTERFSNRMIELADDIDISVAVCAIGLVKQLLRHQLLPDDDLGPLYDLLIDDPPDIRHAIGGLVYDHLIAQKFNSTDGSKGSDGSNSEVHLGRMLQILREFSADPVLSMYVIDDVWEYMKAMKDWKCIISMLLDENPRVELTDEDATNLVRLLCASVKKAVGERIVPASDNRKQYYNKAQKEIFENNRRDITVAMMKNYPQLLRKYVADKAKVPSLSEVIVYINLELYSLKRQEQNFKSTLKLLKEAFFKHRNKDALRSCVKAINFCSVESRGELQDFARNQVKELEDELIAKTKSAIKVEDSDDEYSLLVNLKRLYELQLSRNVPIGSLYEDFARVVQTFGDIDTEVISFLLLNMYLHVAWSLHTIVSSETVSAESVSILLSRRNILFERLEVLLDEPSFTEGRKHSSQLACRICTILAESWFIFRMKTFSSTNLETLGYSPDPSLCQKFWKMCEKQLDVSDETEEEDGNKEYIEETNKDAVMIAAAKLVASDTVSKEDLGPDIISHYVMHGTSVAEIVKHLLTVLRKKDDDLSSVLLEALKKAHLRYLAEFLRDGDQSLTGKLFQDCKDLSARLSAMFTGAARNRHRLEILKIVRDGIDYAFSDAPKQLSFLECSMLHFVSKLPPADILEILKNVQKRTQNVNTDEDPSGWRPYHTFVDTLHEKYSKNEGLPEEKEGVTMRRRGRPRKRRNIEGKRLFDEHSSSEEEDLISSSDHEEAPEEDKQEENEEDEAPLIHSIRASSKFRSLKVSRDETRSHA, from the exons ATGGAGGAAGCTGAAACTTCGACTCGCCGCTCT AAGAGGAGTAGGGCTCAGGCTCTGGCGGCTGAGAGCGGAGAGCAGCTCGACGGAGCCAACGATGCGGCAGATCGTAGC GAGCGCGAGGGCTCTCCTGACGACTTCCTGGAGCTGCGGCCTCAACCGAAGCGAAGTCGAACTACAGAAGCCTCCGCGCGACTGGCCGAGCAAAGCTTGATAG AGGTTATAAAAGGAAATGGCAGGCTTATACCTCAAGCTGTCAAGCTTTGGGTTGAGCGTTATGAAAAGGATCCAAAACCTGCAATGGTTGAGCTTTTGACCGTGCTGTTTGTG GCTTGTGGAGCAAAATACTACATTAAAGAAGAGGATCTTGATGAAACTGATGTTGATGACGTAGTGGTTGCTCTTGTCTCTCTAGCTAAACAG GGGGAAGTTGAGGATTACCAAAATTCGAAAAAGAAGGAGTTTAAGAACTTTAAGGATAATCTGCTGGCATTTTGGGAAAATTTGGTAATAGAGTGTCAGAATGGGCCTCTATTTGATCAGGTCTTGTTTGATAAGTGCGTGGACTACATCATTGCCCTGTCATG CACTCCTCCCAGAGTTTACCGTCAAGTATCCTCGGTTATGGGTCTACAGCTCGTCTCATCTTTTATAAGAGTTGCCAAAGCACTTGGTTCACAACGGGAAACTACTCAAAGGCAGTtaaatgcagaaaagaaaaaaagagctgaTGGGCCTCGTCTGGAGTCACTAACTAAAAGATTAACCAGCACACATGAAAAGATAACAGTGATAGAGGAGATGATGCGCAAAATATTTACTGG GTTATTTGTGCATCGATATCGAGACATAGATCCTAACATCCGGATGTCTTGCATTGAGTCACTCGGTGTATGGATTTTGTCATATCCATCGTTATTCTTGCAGGATCTTTACTTGAAGTATCTTGGCTGGACACTGAATGACAAA AATGCTGGTGTCAGGAAAGCGTCTGTCATTGCGTTGCAAAATCTTTATGAGGTGGATGATAATGTACCGAGTCTGGGACTTTTTACTGAAAGATTCTCCAATCGAATGATTGAGCTTGCTGATGACATTGATATATCGGTGGCTGTATGTGCCATAGGCCTTGTAAAACAGCTTCTGCG GCATCAGCTGCTTCCTGACGATGACTTGGGTCCCCTATATGATTTACTTATAGATGATCCACCAGATATAAGGCATGCTATAGGAGGGTTAGTTTATGATCATCTGATTGCTCAAAAATTTAACAGCACCGACGGCTCCAAAG GCAGTGATGGCAGTAACTCTGAGGTCCATCTTGGAAGAATGTTGCAGATACTAAGGGAGTTTTCAGCTGATCCGGTGTTAAGTATGTATGTCATTGATGATGTTTGGGAATACATGAAGGCTATGAAG GATTGGAAATGTATAATCTCCATGCTGTTGGATGAGAATCCGAGGGTAGAATTGACTGATGAAGATGCAACAAACTTAGTACGGCTTCTTTGTGCATCTGTCAAGAAGGCTGTGGGAGAGAGGATTGTTCCTGCATCTGATAATCGAAAGCAGTATTATAATAAAGCTCAAAAG GAAATATTTGAAAACAACAGAAGGGACATAACTGTTGCCATGATGAAGAACTATCCTCAGCTTCTGCGCAAATATGTAGCAGATAAGGCAAAAGTACCATCTCTTTCTGAGGTTATTGTGTATATAAATCTGGAGCTGTATTCTCTAAAGAGGCAGGAGCAG AATTTCAAATCTACGCTTAAGCTGTTGAAAGAAGCATTCTTTAAACATCGTAATAAGGACGCGCTCAGGTCTTGTGTGAAGGCTATCAACTTTTGTTCGGTAGAAAGTCGAGGGGAGCTGCAAGATTTTGCACGCAATCAAGTAAAGGAACTGGAGGATGAACTTATTGCGAAGACTAAATCTGCAATAAAAGTAGAG GATAGTGATGACGAGTATTCTCTTCTTGTAAATTTAAAACGGCTTTATGAGCTTCAATTATCGAGGAATGTACCTATCGGAAGCTTGTATGAGGATTTTGCCAGGGTGGTCCAAACATTCGGGGACATTGATACTGAG GTTATCAGTTTCTTGCTCCTCAATATGTATTTACACGTGGCATGGTCTCTGCACACCATTGTTAGTAGTGAAACTGTGTCTGCGGAATCTGTATCTATTTTGTTGTCTAGACGGAATATCTTGTTTGAGCGGCTTGAGGTCTTACTCGATGAACCTTCATTTACTGAAGGGAGAAAGCACAGTAGTCAGTTGGCCTGCAGG ATTTGCACCATACTTGCTGAATCGTGGTTTATCTTTCGGATGAAAACTTTTTCTTCGACGAACTTGGAGACATTAGGATACTCTCCAGATCCATCTCTTTGTCAGAAGTTCTGGAAAATGTGTGAAAAGCAGCTTGATGTTTCAG ATGAGACAGAAGAGGAAGATGGAAACAAAGAGTACATTGAGGAGACAAATAAAGATGCTGTCATGATTGCTGCTGCAAAACTGGTCGCTAGTGACACAGTATCTAAG GAGGATCTCGGACCAGATATAATTTCTCATTATGTGATGCATGGGACCAGTGTTGCTGAGATTGTTAAGCATCTACTTACTGTTTTGAGGAAGAAGGATGATGATCTCTCCAGTGTTTTACTTGAAGCTCTGAAAAAG GCCCATCTTCGGTACCTGGCAGAATTCTTGAGAGATGGTGACCAATCTCTCACTGGGAAACTATTTCAAGATTGTAAGGACCTTTCTGCTCGGCTTTCTGCAATGTTTACTGGTGCTGCCAGGAATAGACATAGATTGGAGATATTGAAAATCGTGCGGGATGGGATCGACTATGCATTTTCCGATGCTCCTAAGCAGCTTTCTTTCTTGGAATGTTCTATGCTTCATTTTGTGTCTAAGCTGCCTCCAGCTGATATCCTCGAGAT CTTAAAGAATGTGCAGAAGCGAACTCAGAATGTGAACACTGACGAGGATCCCAGTGGCTGGCGTCCTTACCATACTTTTGTTGATACCCTCCATGAAAAATATTCCAAGAATGAAGGTCTTCCAG aagaaaaggaaggggTCACCATGAGACGCCGTGGTCGTCCACGTAAGCGGCGCAATATTGAAGGAAAGAGACTCTTTGATGAGCACAGTTCGAGTGAGGAAGAGGACTTGATCAGCTCTTCTGACCATGAAGAAGCTCCTGAAGAGGACAAACAGGAGGAGAATGAAGAGGACGAGGCTCCTCTTATCCATTCCATCCGAGCATCATCCAAGTTTAGGTCGCTTAAGGTCTCGAGAGACGAGACCAGGAGTCATGCTTGA